A stretch of the Equus caballus isolate H_3958 breed thoroughbred chromosome X, TB-T2T, whole genome shotgun sequence genome encodes the following:
- the RBMX2 gene encoding RNA-binding motif protein, X-linked 2: MNPLTKVKLINELNEREVQLGVADKVSWHSEYKDSAWIFLGGLPYELTEGDIICVFSQYGEIVNINLVRDKKTGKSKGFCFLCYEDQRSTILAVDNFNGIKIKGRTIRVDHVSNYRAPKDSEEMDDVSKGLQEKGCGARTPSPSSSEGSEDDKPTKKHKKDKKEKKKRKKDKEKTDREVQEEQPASSSSPRSKTIKEKDDPGSKKHSSKNSERGQKSESREVRKHHPSSPEVRTTCRSGAEERERELKKEKPRHEHKSSSRREEREERNRDRDRGRNPDTHSSWHSERSEGHSHRSRSRSRDKSHRHKRARHSWDQESSNPSDRRHH; this comes from the exons ATGAA CCCTTTAACTAAAGTGAAGCTGATCAACGAGCTGAATGAGCGTGAGGTCCAGCTTGGCGTGGCAGATAAGGTGTCCTGGCATTCTGAGTACAAGGACAGCGCCTGGATCTTCCTGG GAGGGCTTCCTTATGAACTGACTGAAGGGGACATCATCTGTGTGTTCTCACA atatggAGAGATTGTTAACATTAATCTGGTACGGGACAAGAAGACTGGCAAATCCAAAGGATTCTGTTTCCTCTGCTATGAGGACCAGAGGAGCACAATTCTGGCCGTTGACAATTTTAATGGGATCAAG ATCAAAGGAAGAACTATCCGAGTGGATCATGTGTCTAACTATCGGGCTCCTAAGGACTCAGAGGAAATGGATGACGTGAGCAAAGGGCTCCAGGAGAAGGGCTGTGGGGCTCGCACCCCCTCACCGAGTTCATCTGAGGGCTCTGAAGATGACAAAcccacaaaaaaacacaaaaaag acaaaaaggaaaagaagaaaagaaagaaagacaaagagaagactGACCGAGAGGTACAGGAAGAGCAGCCAGCCTCCTCTTCATCGCCCAGAAGCAAGACAATAAAGGAAAAGGATGACCCTGGCTCTAAAAAGCATAGCAGCAAGAACTCAGAGAGGGGTCAGAAGTCAGAGTCCAGGGAGGTTCGGAAGCACCACCCCAGCTCCCCTGAGGTCAGGACGACTTGCCGCAGTGGAGCAGAGGAGCGAGAGAGGGAGCTGAAGAAGGAGAAGCCCAGGCACGAACACAAGTCCTCAagcaggagggaagaaagagaagaaaggaacagggaTAGAGACAGAGGCCGAAACCCAGATACACATTCTAGCTGGCACAGTGAGCGCTCTGAGGGGCACAGCCACAGAAGTCGAAGTAGGAGCCGAGATAAATCTCATAGGCATAAAAGGGCCCGGCACTCCTGGGACCAGGAGTCCTCTAATCCCAGTGACCGCAGGCATCACTGA
- the GPR119 gene encoding glucose-dependent insulinotropic receptor, whose product MESSFLFGVILAGLASLIIAANALVAIAVLLLIHKNDGAGLCFTLNLAVADALLGVAISGLVTDQLSTPAQPTQKTLCSLRMAFVTSSAAASVLTVMLIAFDRYLAIKQPLRYLQIMNGLVAGACIAGLWLLSYFIGFLPLGVPIFQQTTYHSPCTFFAVFHPLFVLILSCIGFFPALLLFVFFYCDMLKVASMHSQQIRKMEHAGATARTYRPPRTPSDFKAVRTVAVLIGTFTLSWTPFLITSIVQVACQECRLYTVLEQYLWLLGVSNSLLNPLIYAYWQKEVRQQLYQMALGVKKRLTSFLFLLSARDGAPEGPRESSYHIATISHAQLDG is encoded by the coding sequence ATGGAGTCATCTTTCCTATTTGGAGTGATCCTTGCTGGCCTGGCCTCCCTCATTATTGCCGCTAATGCACTAGTGGCCATAGCTGTGCTGTTGTTAATCCACAAGAATGATGGTGCCGGTCTTTGCTTCACCTTGAATCTGGCTGTGGCTGATGCCTTGCTTGGTGTGGCCATCTCTGGCCTAGTCACAGACCAGCTCTCCACTCCAGCTCAGCCCACACAGAAGACCCTGTGCAGCCTTCGGATGGCATTTGTCACTTCCTCCGCAGCTGCCTCTGTCCTCACGGTCATGCTGATTGCCTTCGACAGGTACCTTGCCATCAAGCAGCCCCTTCGCTACTTACAGATAATGAATGGGCTAGTGGCTGGAGCCTGCATTGCTGGGCTGTGGTTGTTGTCTTACTTCATTGGCTTCCTCCCACTTGGAGTCCCCATATTCCAGCAGACCACCTACCACAGCCCCTGTACCTTCTTTGCTGTGTTTCACCCACTCTTCGTGCTGATCCTCTCCTGCATTGgcttcttcccagccctgctcctctttgtcttcttctACTGTGACATGCTCAAGGTTGCCTCCATGCACAGCCAGCAGATCCGAAAGATGGAACATGCAGGAGCCACGGCCAGAACTTACCGGCCTCCACGGACTCCTAGTGACTTCAAGGCTGTCCGCACAGTGGCTGTTCTCATTGGGACCTTCACTCTGTCCTGGACCCCATTCCTTATCACCAGCATTGTGCAGGTGGCCTGCCAGGAGTGCCGCCTCTACACAGTGCTGGAACAGTACCTGTGGCTGCTTGGTGTGAGCAACTCCCTGCTCAACCCACTCATCTACGCTTACTGGCAGAAGGAGGTACGGCAGCAGCTCTACCAGATGGCCTTGGGAGTGAAGAAGCGGCTCACCtcattcctcttccttctctcggCCAGGGATGGTGCCCCAGAGGGGCCCAGGGAAAGTTCCTATCACATCGCCACTATCTCCCACGCACAGCTTGATGGCTAA